The following are encoded together in the Zingiber officinale cultivar Zhangliang chromosome 8A, Zo_v1.1, whole genome shotgun sequence genome:
- the LOC122009893 gene encoding elongation factor Tu, mitochondrial-like, whose product MAAAAALRNNGSRRLLRFASASASPFPYSCFRGTEPHCLSSITSGSDTAVALWWRRSMATFTRTKPHVNVGTIGHVDHGKTTLTAAITKVLADEGKAKAVAFDEIDKAPEEKARGITIATAHVEYETAKRHYAHVDCPGHADYVKNMITGAAQMDGGILVVSAPDGPMPQTKEHILLARQVGVPSLVCFLNKVDAVDDPELLELVEMELRELLSFYKFPGDDIPIIRGSALSALEGRNEEIGKQAILKLMDAVDSYIPDPIRQLDKPFLMPIEDVFSIQGRGTVVTGRVEQGTIKTGEDVEILGLMQGPLKTTVTGVEMFKKILDHGQAGDNVGLLLRGLKRGDVQRGQVVSKPGTIKTSTKFEGEIYVLTKDEGGRHTAFISKYSPQFYLRTADVTGKVILPDHIKMVMPGDNVSATFELISPVPLEPGQRFALREGGRTVGAGVVSKVIS is encoded by the exons ATGGCTGCGGCGGCTGCTCTGAGAAACAATGGTTCAAGGAGGCTTCTACGAttcgcctccgcctccgcctccccTTTCCCTTACTCATGCTTCCGCGGCACGGAGCCCCACTGTTTATCCAGCATCACCAGCGGAAGCGACACCGCGGTGGCCCTTTGGTGGAGGAGGTCTATGGCCACCTTCACCCGAAC GAAACCTCATGTCAACGTTGGTACAATCGGGCATGTTGATCATGGGAAAACCACACTCACAGCGGCAATTACAAAG GTTCTCGCTGATGAGGGAAAAGCTAAAGCAGTTGCATTTGATGAGATTGACAAAGCCCCTGAAGAGAAAGCTAGAGGAATTACCATTGCAACG GCACATGTAGAATATGAAACTGCCAAACGACACTATGCGCATGTTGATTGCCCTGGACATGCAGACTATGTTAAA AATATGATTACTGGAGCTGCTCAAATGGATGGCGGTATCCTCGTTGTGTCAGCACCTGATGGACCAATGCCTCAAACAAAGGAGCATATTCTTCTTGCTCGCCAA GTGGGTGTGCCATCACTTGTATGTTTCTTAAACAAGGTTGATGCCGTAGATGATCCTGAATTATTAGAGCTTGTAGAAATGGAGCTTCGAG AGCTCCTTAGCTTTTATAAGTTCCCTGGGGATGATATTCCTATCATTCGAGGTTCAGCATTATCTGCTTTAGAGGGAAGAAATGAAGAAATAGGGAAGCAAGCTATCCTAAAGTTAATGGATGCAGTGGATTCATATATACCAGATCCAATTCGTCAACTTGACAAACCCTTCCTTATGCCTATTGAAGATGTATTTTCAATACAG GGACGTGGAACTGTTGTCACTGGACGGGTTGAGCAAGGAACAATTAAAACTGGAGAAGATGTTGAAATTCTTGGATTAATGCAG ggTCCTTTGAAAACTACAGTCACTGGCGTTGAGATGTTTAAGAAGATCTTGGATCATGGACAG GCTGGCGACAATGTTGGCCTCTTACTACGTGGGTTAAAACGTGGAGATGTGCAAAGAGGGCAG GTAGTGAGCAAGCCGGGTACAATAAAGACATCTAcaaaatttgaaggagagatTTATGTATTGACAAAGGATGAAGGAGGTCGTCACACTGCTTTCATCTCAAAATACAGTCCTCAGTTTTACTTGAGAACTGCAGATGTTACTGGAAAAGTTATTCTTCCTGATCATATCAAGATGGTAATGCCTGGAGATAATGTCTCAGCTACTTTCGAGCTGATATCACCTGTTCCTCTTGAACCAG GACAAAGATTTGCACTTCGGGAAGGTGGGAGGACGGTCGGTGCAGGAGTTGTATCAAAAGTGATCAGCTGA